The following proteins are encoded in a genomic region of Oryza brachyantha chromosome 11, ObraRS2, whole genome shotgun sequence:
- the LOC102717663 gene encoding nicotianamine aminotransferase 1-like, with translation MENGAAPAPAAAAAAAAWNFEPNGTLLGLRALSVRAVLDRVKAGMMAGDGGGCREVIPMGHGDPSAFPCFRTTPDAVDAVAAALRSGELNSYSPGAGLEPARRSIARYLSTDLPYELSADDVYLTSGCSQAIEIICSVLARPGANILCPRPGYLFHEARAVFNGMDVRYFDLLPESGWEVDLDGVQAIADKNTVAMVIINPGNPCGNVYSYEHLAKVADIARKLGIFVVADEVYAHLTFGQNKFVPMGVFGSVAPVLTLGSISKRWVVPGWRLGWIVTSDPNGVFRKTKLVESLKSYLDISADPATFIQGAIPQLIENTKEEFFEKTVDVLRQTIDLCWEKLKGINCITCPSKPEGSMFVMVKLDLSCLQGIKDDMDFCCQLAKEEFVVLLPGCALGYKNWLRITFAIEPSSLEDGIDRLKSFCLRHSK, from the exons ATGGAGAacggcgccgcccccgcccccgccgccgccgccgccgccgccgcgtggaaCTTTGAGCCGAACGGCACGCTCCTCGGCCTGAGGGCGCTGTCCGTGCGCGCCGTGCTGGACAGGGTCAAGGCCGGGATGATggccggggacggcggcggctgcaggGAGGTGATCCCGATGGGGCACGGCGACCCGTCGGCGTTCCCGTGCTTCCGCACGACGCCCGACGCCgtggacgccgtcgccgccgcgctccgctCCGGGGAGCTCAACTCCTACTcccccggcgccggcctcgAGCCCGCACGGAG GTCCATTGCCCGGTACTTATCAACCGACTTGCCATATGAGCTCTCAGCTGACGATGTTTACCTGACAAGTGGCTGTTCTCAGGCAATTGAGATCATCTGCTCTGTCCTAGCTCGCCCTGGTGCCAACATCCTGTGCCCAAGGCCGGGCTATCTGTTCCATGAGGCGCGCGCCGTGTTCAATGGGATGGATGTCAGGTACTTCGATCTTCTCCCAGAGAGTGGATGGGAGGTTGATCTTGATGGAGTGCAGGCTATTGCTGACAAGAACACGGTTGCAATGGTTATTATCAATCCAGGAAATCCCTGTGGCAATGTCTACAGCTATGAGCATTTGGCCAAG GTTGCTGATATTGCGAGAAAGCTTGGCATCTTTGTTGTTGCGGATGAAGTGTATGCGCATTTGACATTCGGGCAGAATAAGTTTGTGCCAATGGGCGTGTTTGGTTCAGTAGCTCCAGTTCTTACATTAGGATCGATATCGAAGAGATGGGTTGTGCCTGGATGGAGACTTGGATGGATTGTGACAAGTGATCCTAACGGCGTATTTCGAAAGACCAAG CTAGTGGAAAGCCTCAAGAGTTACCTTGATATCTCGGCTGATCCTGCAACATTTATCCAG ggAGCAATTCCACAACTCATAGAGAATACAAAGGAAGAATTCTTCGAAAAAACGGTTGACGTCCTCAGGCAGACCATAGATTTATGTTGGGAGAAGCTGAAGGGCATCAATTGCATCACTTGCCCAAGCAAACCTGAGGGTTCCATGTTTGTAATG GTGAAACTGGACCTGTCCTGCCTGCAAGGCATCAAAGATGACATGGACTTCTGCTGTCAGCTGGCGAAGGAAGAATTTGTAGTTCTTTTGCCAG gGTGTGCTTTGGGATACAAGAATTGGCTGCGGATCACCTTCGCCATAGAACCATCTTCTCTTGAAGATGGTATAGATAGGCTCAAGTCCTTCTGCTTGAGACACAGCAAGTAG
- the LOC102705381 gene encoding growth-regulating factor 8-like, giving the protein MLGSSGGHGHPRSLPQEFHGRCDEQQGGGQQDGFLVREARAASPSSSFLGSTSSSSGGGGQMLSFSPNETAGLGLSSGGGMQGVLARVRGPFTPTQWMELEHQALIYKHIAANVSVPSSLLLPIRRSLHPWGWGSFPAGCADVEPRRCRRTDGKKWRCSRDAVGDQKYCERHINRGRHRSRKHVEGRKATLAMAEPSMAIAAGASTRSHTVARQKQVKSSAANVTDPFSRQSNRKQNAVDQLSPLDSFDFSSTQSSPNYENVALSPLKLHHDHDDESYIGHVEGSLSEKGNMMHEIQLTVSKETLDDGPLGEVFKRKNCQSDSANILTDKWTESPNLSFSPGIQQMATKFNSVSTSNTVNSGGTTLENHMTDNGYLTARMMNPLIVPTLL; this is encoded by the exons ATGCTGGGCTCATCTGGTGGCCATGGCCATCCAAGAAGCTTGCCACAAGAGTTTCATGGCAGATGTGATGAGCAGCAAGGAGGAGGGCAGCAAGATGGGTTCTTGGTGAGGGAGGCAAGGGCGGCATCACCATCTTCCTCCTTTCTTGGATCCACCAGCTCTTCttccggaggaggaggccagaTGCTGAGCTTCTCCCCCAATGAAACAGCAG GGTTGGGTTTGAGCTCAGGAGGAGGCATGCAGGGGGTTTTGGCAAGGGTCAGGGGGCCATTCACCCCAACACAGTGGATGGAGCTGGAGCACCAGGCACTGATCTACAAGCACATTGCTGCAAATGTTTCTGTCCCTTCAAGCTTGCTCCTCCCCATCAGAAGAAGCCTCCATCCATGGG GATGGGGATCATTCCCAGCTGGCTGTGCTGATGTGGAACCCAGGAGATGCCGGCGCACAGATGGCAAGAAGTGGCGGTGCTCCAGGGACGCAGTTGGTGACCAGAAGTACTGCGAGCGACACATCAACCGTGGCCGCCATCGTTCAAGAAAGCATGTGGAAGGCCGAAAGGCAACGCTCGCCATGGCAGAACCATCCATGGCTATTGCCGCTGGTGCATCAACTCGCAGCCACACCGTGGCTCGGCAGAAGCAGGTGAAAAGCTCAGCTGCTAATGTCACTGATCCTTTCTCAAGACAATCCAACAG GAAACAGAATGCTGTCGACCAGTTGTCTCCGTTGGATTCATTTGATTTCTCATCCACACAATCTTCCCCAAACTATGAGAATGTAGCATTATCACCACTGAAGTTGCACCATGATCATGATGATGAATCTTACATTGGGCATGTGGAAGGCAGTTTATCAGAAAAGGGCAATATGATGCACGAAATTCAGTTAACAGTCTCTAAGGAAACACTCGACGATGGACCTTTAGGTGAAgttttcaaaagaaagaatTGCCAATCAGATTCTGCAAACATCTTGACTGACAAATGGACTGAAAGCCCCAACTTATCTTTCTCACCTGGAATCCAACAAATGGCTACTAAGTTCAATTCAGTGTCCACCAGCAACACAGTAAACAGTGGTGGCACCACACTGGAGAATCACATGACTGATAATGGCTATCTTACTGCAAGAATGATGAATCCTCTTATTGTCCCAACACTCCTCTAA
- the LOC102705668 gene encoding protein yippee-like At4g27745 has product MAELVGPRVYSCCHCRNHVCLHDDIISKAFQGRNGRAFLFSHAMNISMGPKEDRQLMTGLHTVADIYCRDCREVLGWKYERAFEESQKYKEGKFIFEKAKIVKENW; this is encoded by the exons ATGGCGGAGTTGGTTGGGCCGCGGGTGTACAGCTGCTGCCATTGCCGGAACCACGTCTGCCTCCACGACGACATCATCTCCAAGGCCTTTCAG GGGAGAAATGGCCgtgcatttcttttttctcatgcCATGAACATATCTATGGGTCCAAAGGAGGATAGACAGCTTATGACAGGGCTTCACACAGTTGCTGACATCTACTGTCGTGATTGCCGTGAGGTATTAGGTTGGAAGTATGAGAGAGCATTTGAAGAATCCCAGAAGTACAAGGAAGGAAAATTCATATTTGAGAAAGCAAAGATTGTTAAAGAAAATTGGTAA